The Mycobacterium seoulense genome has a window encoding:
- a CDS encoding GAF and ANTAR domain-containing protein, whose protein sequence is MTETPRETRVLDAVVSLVDSLLDDFDVVDLLTDLTERCAELLDIEAAGFLLADPLQQLRLLAATSEQARELELFQLQADEGPCVDCYATGRPVSVADVQRVAGRWPRFVPAAIGAGFASVHAVPMRAAGMVFGALGLFGTRPGELSEADLLVGQTLTHIACVAILVEHPPTPATVMPQLRSALTSRVIIEQAKGFLRETLGVSVEEAFRLLRTYARAKRQHLTDVARRLMTDRDSRPLLLAELTELATAPPR, encoded by the coding sequence GTGACTGAGACTCCCCGTGAAACCCGCGTGCTGGACGCCGTCGTCTCGCTCGTCGACAGCCTGCTCGACGATTTCGATGTCGTCGACCTGCTGACCGACCTCACCGAGCGATGTGCTGAGCTGCTCGACATCGAGGCCGCGGGATTTCTGCTCGCCGACCCGCTGCAGCAGCTCCGGTTGCTGGCCGCCACCTCGGAGCAGGCGCGCGAACTCGAACTCTTCCAGCTGCAAGCCGACGAAGGCCCATGCGTGGACTGCTACGCCACGGGTCGACCGGTTTCGGTCGCCGACGTCCAACGCGTCGCAGGGCGGTGGCCGCGGTTCGTCCCCGCCGCGATCGGGGCGGGCTTCGCCTCCGTGCACGCCGTTCCGATGCGCGCTGCCGGCATGGTGTTCGGCGCGCTGGGTTTGTTCGGCACTCGCCCGGGCGAGCTCAGTGAGGCCGACCTGCTCGTCGGCCAGACCCTCACTCACATCGCATGCGTGGCGATCCTGGTGGAGCACCCGCCCACACCCGCCACCGTGATGCCGCAACTGCGCTCCGCACTGACCAGTCGCGTCATCATCGAGCAGGCCAAAGGCTTCCTCCGTGAAACCCTGGGTGTGTCCGTGGAGGAGGCGTTCCGGCTGTTGCGCACGTACGCGCGGGCCAAACGTCAACACTTGACCGACGTCGCCCGCAGACTGATGACCGATCGGGATTCCCGCCCGCTGCTGCTCGCGGAGTTGACCGAACTCGCGACAGCGCCACCGCGATAA
- a CDS encoding GAF and ANTAR domain-containing protein: protein MTDFDAQPGRRAPAQSEPSPTQREADEAELYAGLRGVSGIVAGAQGVIDILGDVAEFAAQAIPRADGVGVALIDPRYGISSVQTWAATAALVHEIDTIQYDEMHEGPCITCMQSRRPAVSGSLGSDSRWPHFGGRVARMHVHSALALPLIVGDQVIGAINAYAKNRDAFGEHAVRLGSQFARPAAVSVHNAQLLANAQERTTRLQRALDSRAVIDQAIGIIRSRSGGTAEEAFGRLAQISQTENVKLNVVAERLVDEAVRRARARHR, encoded by the coding sequence GTGACCGACTTCGACGCCCAGCCCGGTCGCAGAGCGCCCGCGCAATCCGAGCCCTCCCCCACCCAACGGGAAGCGGACGAGGCCGAGTTGTATGCCGGGCTCCGCGGAGTGTCCGGGATCGTGGCCGGCGCTCAAGGAGTGATCGACATTCTGGGCGATGTGGCGGAATTCGCCGCCCAGGCGATTCCCCGCGCAGACGGTGTGGGCGTCGCGTTGATCGATCCGCGATACGGCATTTCCAGCGTCCAGACCTGGGCCGCGACGGCGGCGCTTGTCCACGAGATTGACACCATTCAGTACGACGAAATGCACGAGGGGCCATGCATAACGTGCATGCAATCCCGGCGGCCCGCGGTGAGCGGATCGCTGGGAAGTGACAGCCGTTGGCCGCACTTCGGTGGAAGGGTGGCCCGGATGCACGTGCATTCCGCGCTGGCGCTCCCGTTGATCGTCGGTGACCAGGTGATCGGGGCGATCAATGCCTATGCCAAAAACCGCGACGCCTTCGGCGAGCACGCGGTGCGGTTGGGATCCCAGTTCGCCAGGCCCGCCGCGGTATCGGTGCACAACGCGCAGTTGCTGGCCAACGCCCAGGAACGGACGACGCGATTGCAGCGCGCGCTGGACAGCCGCGCAGTCATAGATCAGGCGATCGGCATCATCCGTAGCAGGTCGGGCGGCACCGCTGAGGAGGCCTTCGGCCGGCTCGCCCAGATCAGCCAGACCGAGAACGTCAAGCTGAACGTCGTCGCCGAACGGCTGGTCGACGAGGCCGTGCGGCGCGCCCGCGCGCGGCATCGCTGA